TTATTAAATGATTATTTATTAAAGACTGTAACGAATGAAAAGCACCGCTTATACTTATTAAACCATTATTTAGACGATTTCCGAGCAACCGTCTTCCGTCAAACAATGTTTGCCGAATTCGAACAATTGATTCATGAGAAAGCGCAACGTGGAGAGGCGTTAACCGCCGAGTTACTGACAAAAGAATATTACGAATTAAATAAAAAATATTTCGGTCCTGATATGGTCGTTGACGAAGAAATTGGCTTGGAGTGGGCCCGTATTCCACACTTCTATTACAATTTCTACGTTTATCAATACGCGACAGGTTTTAGTGCCGCAACCGCTCTTAGCAAACAAATTTTAGAAGAAGGTGAGCCAGCTGTTACCCGATATATTGATTTCTTAAAGGCTGGATGCTCTGATTATCCAATCGAAGTGTTGAAAAAAGCTGGGGTGGACATGACAACGTCCCAACCGATTGAGGAAGCATGTCAAGTATTTGAGCAACGGCTAAATGAATTAGAAAGCTTGTTATCTTAAATGAAATGATACTAACGTGAAAAAGGAGAACACGAAGGTATAAGTGTTCTCCTTTTTTAACGAAATCCTCTAAACCGTTTCCGCTCATTTAAATAATAGAAAAATAGTAAAAATGAAAGAAGCAATAGTGGTGAAGTGAGATAAATAGGAATTAAATTTAATAAGCCGAGGATGTGTAATCCAAATGAAAAAACGATCAATAAGATCATGAAACTAAGCATGATTTTTTTCATGAAAACGGTCCTCCATTAGGATGTTAGGAGTATTAATATATGTGTCGAAAATAAAAATATGACAATATTGTGAAATAAAAAACAAAGTGTTGCAAAAATTTGTCGAGATATGTTATATTTTATTCGTGAGGTTGATCACAAGCAAACATATACCCCTTTGTTTGACCGTGAAAAATTTCTCCCATCCCCTTTGTTCGTAGAAAGAAACACCCTAGCCTTAATGGCTAGGGTGTTTCTATTTATTATTTTCATATCATTTTTTTCGAATACTAGTACTCGTTTTGTTTGTCCCCATTATAACGCCAAAATGTGCCGTACTTCGCAGGTATTCGTTCGACTTTATTCTGAAGGACCCATTTTTTCATTTCTCGTTCGGCCTCTGCCATGGAAAGATCGTAGACGACTGAAATTTCTTTTGTTGCAACAAGTTTAAAGTGTTGTAAAAACATTTCCAACGGTGGTTTTGGTAGTGGTTCTAGCTTTTTCCCTAACATTTCCTCTAATATCGTGACGTATATATCATACGGATAAATGCCTGAAATTTTTAAACCCTCATCCTCAATGTTTTCATTAAAAAAGACGAGTGTTGGAATTTCGTCTACTTCCATTTCCGAGGTGATTTTTAAGTCACATTGAAAGGCTTTGGCTGCACTTTCTGAATGAAGGTCCTTTTTAAATTCCGTAACATCCAGACCAGCTTTTGTTGCCACTTCCACTAAAATATTGATATCAGAAATGTTTTGCTTACCTAAAAAGACATATTCTTGAAGAATACGTTGAAATTTCAATCCATACTTACGTCCTTGCAGCTCTGCTGCCTTAATTGCAATGGACGCAATAAACGGTGACTCAATTGGATTTTCCAACCATAAGCTTCCATCACAGGACATTCCGGAGCGGCTAGCCGTTCGTTCCCAAATTTCAGCGATATTTTCATGATGCTTGCGAGCTGTTATGTTCAACCTTGCTAAATTTCCGCTCAACACGTGTTTTAGGCGAAAGTATTGTCCATATTCAATATGGAGTTTTTTAATGTATGGTTCCAATGCCCAACATTCCGGGCAAAGAGGATCTATAAAGAAATAAATCTCGATTGGCTTGTTATCAGAATTTGTACAAAAAGTCAAATGGCTCAATGTGACTCACCTTCATGTTCAGGTTGATTCACCATATGATGAGCGGTTAATGTAAACCGTTGCATTAAATACTCCTTTAATGGACCCGAAATTTCCACTTCGTCTAACGCCTCATTCATGCAAGCTAGCCAGGCATTCGCACGTTTTGGCGTAATTGGGAAAGGTAAATGGCGCGCCCGAAGCATCGGATGACCATATCGCTCAGAATAAATCGGCGGTCCACCTAAAAATTGGGTTAAAAACAATTTTTGTTTTTGGGCTGTATTCGTTAAGTCGTCCGGGAAAATAGGCGATAAGTCCGGATGAGCTTTGACTCGACGATAGAAGGCATCAACGAGCATCGAGAGTTTTTGTTCACCGATTAACTGATACGGCGTGTCTATTTTCTCGACCATTTAAAAAACTCCTTTTAGTCAATTTTGTATGTCCTATTTTAGCAATGCCCATTTTATATCTCAAACATAATGCTTAATTGAGGGGCAACTCCCATTATACTGAGACAACATGAAAAAGAAAAACGTCAATTTAAGACACGCTTAAATTGACGTTTCATCTCTAGGCTAAAAATGCTTCTTTTACTTTTTGCACATATGCGATCGTTTCTTTAAATGGAGGAATTCCTCCATGTTTTTTCACATTTCCAGGACCAGCGTTGTATGCCGCTAATGCTAAATCTATATCTCCATTAAATTGGTCTAATAGCTGACGTAAGTATTTTGTACCAGCCATTATATTTTGTTCAGGATCAAAGATGTTGGTTACTCCGAGCGCTTTAGCGGTAGACGGCATGAGCTGCATGTATCCAGATGCCCCCGCACGGCTTACGGCCATTGGATTAAAATTCGATTCATGTTGAATAATGGCCTTTATTAATTTTTTAGGTACATTATACGTTTGGGCAGCTTTTTGAATCAGCGTTTCGACATTTTTATGTAAAATGATCCAATTATTAGTCGGCATGACAGGAAGCGGTCTCTTCCTTTTTGTCATTGCCGAAGTGGTTGGTTCATCATTTTTTAGCCATTCTGCAAAGACGGAAGCAAAGCTGTCCGTTGCATAACTGTTTTCGATTGGAGCGGACCGAAAGCTACGTATCGCTTGAATTTGTAGAAGAGCTTGAAGCTGTTGAATATTCATCGTCTACTTCCTTTCCTCGGTTCGGTCAGCTTGAAGCTGACGATATTTCTCCTCGTAGAATCGTCTTACTTTGTTTTTCGTTGGACGAGTAGGAATCGCCAATTGTTGCAGTAATTTGTCAAAAGCTTGTTTTCCGCTTACAGGATCTGTCACTTCGTATTCTATCTCAAAATCTTCCTTCGATAAATAGTAGCTATGGTCTAGGACAAGTAGCCCGTTTTTATATGTAAGCTCCGCTCGATCTGTACTTAACGTTCCAAAATACTTGATCGTAGATAAGGATATGTTCATTTTTTCTAATTCATGCGCAACTTCTCCAGCCATAAATTTTCCTTCAGTAAGCATTGCTTCAGCTGCATCTTTTGTCAGCGGTTCATTAGTTTCTAAAAGTCCATTTGGATGCGGCTGTTTTAACGTCCATTCAAATGCTCCGTTTTTTTCGCGAATACGTAAAGCAGCCCCTTTTTCTTTCAAGGCAAATGAAGGGGTGTCAAAATAATGATTATGCTGAGTGATAAAAGCAGAGGGAGGAACTTGAAAAAAATCAACGAGTCGATCAAACTCCACTTTTGTTAGCATATTTTTAAATTCGATTTCTACTTCTTTCGTCAACGCGATTCGTCCTTTCTCTATTCTTCTAGCTTTATTATCTATTTTGAAAAAGAAAACATCAATATTTAGAAGAATAAAGGGGGAGTATGTTAAAATAAATAAGGATATGAAAGTGGAAGGGGTATTTTCATGAGAAAAAAGGTACATATTCAAACAGCAACCATTGAAAACTCAACATTAACATTACAACCAACAGAACCGGTCTCATTGAATGATATGGTGCCTTCTGGACAAATGATTGTTGATTCGGACGAATTAGCGTTCGTTTATTTAGTAAAGGAGCAAAATGAGTATACATATATTTATTTACACGAAACGATTTGGTCTCAGCTCAAAGAAGCGATGGAACAACAGCTTCAAGTCAAAATCGTAAGTAATCACGAAGAAATCGTGCTTGAAAATGCGGTTGAAGAATTACAGTACTTAGTGGCCAATATCGAAGGAAACGGCAACTATGGGGAAAAAATGGTCGAAAAAGTAGAACATATTTTTCTTGGAAAATAGGGGATTTGTTGAGGTGGTCATCGGTGAAACATTGGGATTTATTTTTGGCACCGTATAAACAAGCGGTTGAAGAATTAAAAGTAAAGTTAAAAGGAATGCGTGCCCAATTCGAATTAAATAACGTCCATTCGCCGATCGAGTTTGTGACTGGAAGAGTCAAACCGATTGCGAGTATTTTAGATAAAGCGAATCAAAAAGGAATTCCGTTAGATAAATTAGAAACGGAAATGCAAGATATTGCTGGGCTACGAATGATGTGTCAATTTGTTGATGATATTAAAAAAGTTGTAGAATTGCTTCGAATGCGAAATGATTTCCGTATAGTGGAAGAGCGCGATTACATTTCTCATAAAAAGCCGAGCGGATATCGTTCGTATCATGTCGTCATTGAATATCCTGTGCAGACGATTTATGGGGAGAAAAAAATTTTGGCGGAAATTCAAATTCGTACGCTAGCAATGAATTTCTGGGCGACGATAGAACATTCGTTAAATTATAAATATAAAGGTCAATTCCCAGAAGAAATTAAAACGAGATTGCAACGAGCTGCGGAAGCCGCATTCCTATTGGACGAAGAAATGTCGCAAATTCGGGAAGAAATTCAAGAGGCACAAGCATTTTTTACAAAGAAAAAAGAAAAAAATGAACAAGACAAATTAAAAAGTAACGATTAATCTTCTAGCAATCTAATGAAAAGGGTGGCGTACGATGAGATTTTCCATCACATCCAAAGGAGACTCTAAATCGAATACGTTGATGCATAAAATGCGAACGTATCTCCAAGATTTTGATTTAATTTATGATGAAGATCAACCAGATATTGTGATTTCTGTAGGTGGAGACGGAACACTTTTATATGCGTTTCACCGGTATAGCTCCCGCTTAGATAAAACTGCTTTCGTTGGGGTGCATACCGGCCATTTAGGCTTTTATGCAGATTGGGTGCCTGAAGAAATCGAAAAACTAGTCATTGCGATTGCGAAAACCCCGTATCAAATCATTGAATATCCGTTACTAGAAGTGATCATTAGATACCAACATGGGGGGAAAGAATCGCGGTATTTAGCATTAAACGAGTCGACAGTCAAAAGTGTCGAAGGAACCCTAGTGATGGACGTAGAAATTCGTGGGCAACACTTTGAGCGATTCCGCGGAGACGGACTGTGTATATCTACCCCATCAGGAAGTACGGCCTACAATAAAGCGCTCGGGGGAGCGATTATACACCCATCATTACAAGCCATTCAAATTGCTGAAATGGCTTCCATTAATAATAAAGTGTTCCGTACAATAGGTTCACCGCTTATATTACCTGCCCATCATACGTGTATGTTAAAACCGGTCTATGGTCCGGATTTTCTCATTACGATTGACCATTTGACGTTATTACATAAAGATGTGAAATCAATTCAGTTTCGGGTCGCTGATGAAAAAATCCGGTTTGCCAGATTTCGACCGTTCCCTTTTTGGAAACGAGTGCACGATTCCTTCATAGCGGATGAATAATAA
This window of the Bacillus sp. (in: firmicutes) genome carries:
- a CDS encoding DsbA family protein produces the protein MSHLTFCTNSDNKPIEIYFFIDPLCPECWALEPYIKKLHIEYGQYFRLKHVLSGNLARLNITARKHHENIAEIWERTASRSGMSCDGSLWLENPIESPFIASIAIKAAELQGRKYGLKFQRILQEYVFLGKQNISDINILVEVATKAGLDVTEFKKDLHSESAAKAFQCDLKITSEMEVDEIPTLVFFNENIEDEGLKISGIYPYDIYVTILEEMLGKKLEPLPKPPLEMFLQHFKLVATKEISVVYDLSMAEAEREMKKWVLQNKVERIPAKYGTFWRYNGDKQNEY
- a CDS encoding globin, which encodes MVEKIDTPYQLIGEQKLSMLVDAFYRRVKAHPDLSPIFPDDLTNTAQKQKLFLTQFLGGPPIYSERYGHPMLRARHLPFPITPKRANAWLACMNEALDEVEISGPLKEYLMQRFTLTAHHMVNQPEHEGESH
- a CDS encoding lytic transglycosylase domain-containing protein, whose amino-acid sequence is MNIQQLQALLQIQAIRSFRSAPIENSYATDSFASVFAEWLKNDEPTTSAMTKRKRPLPVMPTNNWIILHKNVETLIQKAAQTYNVPKKLIKAIIQHESNFNPMAVSRAGASGYMQLMPSTAKALGVTNIFDPEQNIMAGTKYLRQLLDQFNGDIDLALAAYNAGPGNVKKHGGIPPFKETIAYVQKVKEAFLA
- a CDS encoding CYTH domain-containing protein is translated as MTKEVEIEFKNMLTKVEFDRLVDFFQVPPSAFITQHNHYFDTPSFALKEKGAALRIREKNGAFEWTLKQPHPNGLLETNEPLTKDAAEAMLTEGKFMAGEVAHELEKMNISLSTIKYFGTLSTDRAELTYKNGLLVLDHSYYLSKEDFEIEYEVTDPVSGKQAFDKLLQQLAIPTRPTKNKVRRFYEEKYRQLQADRTEERK
- a CDS encoding GTP pyrophosphokinase family protein, whose protein sequence is MKHWDLFLAPYKQAVEELKVKLKGMRAQFELNNVHSPIEFVTGRVKPIASILDKANQKGIPLDKLETEMQDIAGLRMMCQFVDDIKKVVELLRMRNDFRIVEERDYISHKKPSGYRSYHVVIEYPVQTIYGEKKILAEIQIRTLAMNFWATIEHSLNYKYKGQFPEEIKTRLQRAAEAAFLLDEEMSQIREEIQEAQAFFTKKKEKNEQDKLKSND
- a CDS encoding NAD kinase; translated protein: MRFSITSKGDSKSNTLMHKMRTYLQDFDLIYDEDQPDIVISVGGDGTLLYAFHRYSSRLDKTAFVGVHTGHLGFYADWVPEEIEKLVIAIAKTPYQIIEYPLLEVIIRYQHGGKESRYLALNESTVKSVEGTLVMDVEIRGQHFERFRGDGLCISTPSGSTAYNKALGGAIIHPSLQAIQIAEMASINNKVFRTIGSPLILPAHHTCMLKPVYGPDFLITIDHLTLLHKDVKSIQFRVADEKIRFARFRPFPFWKRVHDSFIADE